Proteins co-encoded in one Nicotiana sylvestris chromosome 7, ASM39365v2, whole genome shotgun sequence genomic window:
- the LOC104243343 gene encoding heavy metal-associated isoprenylated plant protein 16-like — protein MKQKVVIRLFLNGNDQKYRTKAFKIAVSQPGVESAAMTGQEKNQLEVVGEIDAADLTSLLRKNLGQAELVSVGPAGGGDKKGDKASDAKPQAAAAVAQPQPALYYYTYPQYPPVYQVGDSYDQSGCSIM, from the exons ATGAAG CAAAAGGTGGTTATCAGATTATTTTTGAATGGAAACGATCAGAAATATCGGACCAAGGCCTTCAAAATAGCTGTTTCTCAGCCAG gtgTGGAATCAGCAGCAATGACGGGGCAAGAAAAGAACCAATTAGAAGTTGTGGGGGAAATAGACGCGGCTGATCTGACGAGCTTGCTCAGGAAAAATTTAGGGCAAGCAGAGCTAGTGAGCGTTGGTCCAGCTGGTGGCGGCGACAAGAAAGGTGACAAAGCTTCTGATGCAAAGCCTCAAGCTGCAGCTGCGGTGGCTCAGCCCCAACCCGCCTTATACTATTATACCTATCCTCAATACCCTCCTGTTTACCAAGTTGGAGATTCATATGATCAATCTGGCTGCTCCATTATGTGA
- the LOC104243344 gene encoding heavy metal-associated isoprenylated plant protein 16-like, which produces MKQKVVIKLSLNGNDQKYRSKAFKIAVSQPGVESAAMRGEEKNQLEVVGDEIDAVTLTSLLRKNLGQAELVSVGPASAAGGENKNKAGSDTKPQASAAAVAQWQTPYYYTLPQYPVYQVRDSYDHQPGCSIM; this is translated from the exons ATGAAG CAAAAGGTGGTTATCAAATTATCCTTGAATGGAAATGATCAGAAATATCGGTCCAAGGCCTTCAAGATTGCTGTTTCTCAGCCAG GTGTGGAATCAGCAGCTATGAGAGGGGAAGAGAAAAATCAGTTAGAAGTGGTGGGAGATGAGATTGACGCTGTGACGCTGACAAGTTTGCTCAGAAAGAATTTGGGGCAGGCGGAATTGGTAAGCGTTGGCCCTGCTTCTGCTGCTGGTGGCGAAAACAAAAACAAAGCTGGTTCTGATACAAAGCCCCAAGCTTCAGCTGCGGCCGTGGCACAGTGGCAAACTCCCTACTATTATACCCTGCCTCAATACCCTGTTTATCAAGTTAGAGATTCATATGATCATCAACCTGGCTGTTCTATTATGTAA